One Leptospira semungkisensis DNA segment encodes these proteins:
- a CDS encoding tautomerase family protein: MLSFWKMTIVIHNKNWSKNTMPMIDVYAPTDLFPAGADRQLGEELTLAILRAEGVANPGPFHLDNTAAYIHRMAASTVQTASTALARTVRVQVITPPGALKREGQKQLVKEVTEIVAKISGDPSQAGRTWVILTEAAEGGWGLFGTAFGKEEFIALAAKAKAAQ; encoded by the coding sequence ATGCTCAGTTTCTGGAAGATGACGATCGTCATCCACAATAAAAACTGGAGTAAGAATACTATGCCAATGATAGATGTTTACGCGCCAACTGATCTTTTCCCGGCAGGGGCAGATCGTCAACTCGGGGAAGAATTGACCTTGGCCATTCTTCGTGCGGAAGGAGTTGCGAATCCAGGTCCCTTCCATTTAGACAATACCGCCGCTTATATCCATAGAATGGCGGCTTCGACAGTTCAAACTGCTTCAACTGCTCTAGCGAGAACAGTCAGAGTGCAAGTAATTACTCCTCCAGGTGCTTTAAAGAGAGAAGGGCAAAAACAGCTGGTTAAGGAAGTAACTGAGATTGTCGCTAAGATATCGGGAGATCCAAGCCAAGCAGGAAGGACCTGGGTCATTCTTACCGAAGCTGCAGAAGGTGGATGGGGATTGTTCGGCACTGCGTTTGGTAAGGAAGAATTCATTGCAC